A region of Candidatus Diapherotrites archaeon DNA encodes the following proteins:
- a CDS encoding cell division protein SepF, translating into MAFLENVFKKSEGIDIEDFLNNLDAQEEDLYADADAFVKPLSLVGDEDVELIVKEAKDGNIVLLNIADLSKRNAMKLKQLIGSVRDSVLEINGDIARISEDRVLITPSNVKIMKARR; encoded by the coding sequence ATGGCTTTTTTGGAGAATGTTTTCAAGAAATCTGAGGGAATCGACATAGAGGATTTTCTCAACAACCTTGACGCGCAGGAAGAGGACCTTTACGCGGACGCTGATGCGTTCGTGAAGCCCTTGTCCCTGGTCGGCGACGAGGACGTCGAACTGATTGTCAAGGAAGCGAAGGACGGCAACATAGTGCTTTTGAACATCGCCGACCTTTCCAAGCGCAATGCAATGAAACTGAAGCAGCTCATCGGCTCGGTCCGCGACTCCGTGCTTGAAATAAACGGCGACATTGCAAGAATTTCTGAAGACAGGGTCCTGATCACGCCGAGCAACGTCAAGATCATGAAGGCCCGAAGATAA